DNA from Thiomicrorhabdus sp. Kp2:
GGCATTTAATGAGTTTATTAACACTGATGAAATCTCAACCATTGGCCTACAATAAAGATAACCAAGAAGACAAAGAGCCTTTATTTGATACCGTAGACACGGTTAAAGGTTCTCTGCGTGCGTTTGCCGATATGGTGCCTGCCATTCAAGTAAAACGCGAGGTCACTTATGAAGCTGCCAAACGTGGTTTTTCTACCGCAACGGATTTAGCTGATTACTTGGTTGGTAAAGGGTTAGCATTCCGTGATTCACACGAGGTTGTGGGGTTAGCCGTAGCGCATGGTCTTAAAACGGGTGAAGATTTGTCTGAAATGTCTCTCGAAACACTGCAAGGTTTCTGCGACAAAATCAGCGATGATGTGTTTGAAGTATTGACTCTAGAAGGCTCTGTGGCAGCACGTGATCATTTAGGTGGTACCGCTCCAAACCAGGTTAGAGCCGCTGTTAAACGCGCTAAGTTATATTTAGAAAATTAATAACGCCCTTTTCTGCATAAGTTTAAACTTAAAGCCGCTTGCGATACCAGGCGGTTTTTTGTTTTTAACCACGAAGTTATCAAGAACTTTAAAATTTCACACCTGTTTTATTTGAACGAATAATGCAGTTAATTGCAGACTACTTGCAAGTAGTTCAACAAAAACAAATGAATTTTTTGTCATTCTCAAATCTTCGTGCCTCTGTGCCTTCGCGGTTAATTATTTACAATACCGAATAATAAATGGAACAAGCATGCAACTTGATCGATATTTGAGTAAATATGCTGGCCTAAGTCGTAAATCAATTTTGCGCTTACTCACTCTTGGAAAAATTTCAGTGAATGGGCAAATTGCTATTTCCCGATTTCAAGAGGTCAATGACTTTTCTAGCATCGCAATAGAAAACCAGCCAGTACACAGACACAAATCAGCACGCTATTTTATGATGAATAAACCCGCAGGTATTTTAAGCGCCACAACCGATAAAACTCACAAAACAGCGCTTGAATTACTGCCTAAAAAAGAGGCAAAAGAGTTACACATTGCGGGTCGCTTAGATCGTGCGACCACAGGCCTGTTGATTTTAACCAACGATGGAAAATGGTCTCGTTACATTACCGAACCACAACAAAAGATTCCCAAATGTTATTTGGTTGAAACCGTTTATCCTCTCTCTCCAGAAACCGAATCACTGTTTGCAAAAGGCATCTATTTTGGCTATGAAAATATCACTACCTCTCCTGCCAGCATAGAAACTTTATCGCCAACACTCTGCCGATTAACCATCTATGAAGGTAAGTATCATCAAGTTAAAAGAATGTTTGCGGCCGTAGGCAACCGCGTGCAATCCCTTCACAGAGAATCGATGGGAAAGGTCGTCTTAGACGAAAACTTAAAACCTGGAGAATACCGCGCTTTAACGGCAACTGAAATCACATCTATCTTATCTAACTAAACTTACCAGGCCTGGTAACTCAATGAGAGACCTTTGAATGCGTTAGGATTGAGATATAAATAACGGAAAAATTTGTTTATTTAGACAAAAATTCACGTCATTGCGAGCGTAGCGAAGCAATCCAGGGAAATCTTTAAATACGGAACTTGATTTTAATCATGGATTGCCACGGCCTTTGGCCTCGCAATGACCATCTTTTCGAGTTTCAATGGTTTAAATAAATGAAAAACTTTTTAAACTTACCAGGCCTGGTAGGTACTTAATTACCTTAATGTTTAGATTGTGAGACCTTTGCATGAGTGAGGTGCGAGGAAATAATAGACGTAAGTACCCCCTGAGGGTATAAAATTTGGCTGATTGCAGCGGCAAATGTAGCTAATAGCCAGCTATTAGCAAGTTTTTCAACAAAAATCAGATAAATTTTAGCCATTTTTAACCGTGCCTTGACTCGTGCAAAGGTCTCATTGTATTTAAGCTGACATTTGACCGTATTGAACGACTTTATTTCGACCAGTTTGTTTGGCTTGATATAGGGCTTGATCGGCTTTATCAATCAATTGAACCTCATCGATTACCTCTGCCTCTGGATAGGCACATACACCAATACTCACGGTCATTGGAATTTGCTGTTCACCATCTTTAAATACGGTATCTTGCACTTGATGACGAATCCGTTCGCTAACATTGGCCGCATCTTTCGAGTTAGCCGCTTGTAAAATCATTAAAAATTCTTCGCCACCATAACGCACAACAATATCGCCATCTCTAAGAATATTTTTAAGAATCGAGGAGATTAAAATAATCGCTTTATCGCCCACTAAATGTCCGTAGTTATCATTGATGTTTTTAAAGTGATCAATATCCACCATAACCACACTCAACGCTGATTTCTCGCGCAAGGCACGGCCAAAGTCTTCTTTTAAACGTGCCATACCAAATCGACGGTTATACACATTGGTTAAGCCATCGTATGCAGCTAAACGCTGAAATTTAGAATGGATTAATGCGTTGTTAAACGCTAACCCCATACTTCTTGAGAACAGGTGAAGTGTATTAATGGTTCTCTCATCAGCATATTCAGAACCCGTTGCAGCGACCATGACCCCAAGATGAGTGCCTTTAAATTCAATCGGTTCAATAAAGACTTCTGATGGCGTGAACTGTGTAAGCACACCATCCATTTGAATATGTTTTGGTAAATTAATGTATTGCGCTTTACCTTTTTGAATCGACTCTAAAACGGCTGGATGCTGGCTCAAACTTTCAGCATTTACAATGCCACGACTGGCTTCAACATTCACATCACCATTGTTAAACATCAAAATGGTAGCCGCTTCAATTTTGGTGGCTGAGATGATTAAATCAACCACATCAGAGGATAGGTTTTGAACTTCTAAGTTTTCAGACATGACCATTGAAAACTTATTGTATACCTGTTCGTTTTCGTGAGCGGCTAATAACGCGGTTAATAGTTCATTGTAAGCTTTGGCACT
Protein-coding regions in this window:
- a CDS encoding GGDEF domain-containing protein translates to MHIPRLTKSIFLDQFIYMQLVGVVIGLAFPHFLVLYGFPSEEVLTWGFYLVTQIAGQMVGLMSFLIISMVIRPHLKQLSNKMQDIATGLHQKDFLDYSAKCHDDLCLMEVVSNDEIGVSAKAYNELLTALLAAHENEQVYNKFSMVMSENLEVQNLSSDVVDLIISATKIEAATILMFNNGDVNVEASRGIVNAESLSQHPAVLESIQKGKAQYINLPKHIQMDGVLTQFTPSEVFIEPIEFKGTHLGVMVAATGSEYADERTINTLHLFSRSMGLAFNNALIHSKFQRLAAYDGLTNVYNRRFGMARLKEDFGRALREKSALSVVMVDIDHFKNINDNYGHLVGDKAIILISSILKNILRDGDIVVRYGGEEFLMILQAANSKDAANVSERIRHQVQDTVFKDGEQQIPMTVSIGVCAYPEAEVIDEVQLIDKADQALYQAKQTGRNKVVQYGQMSA
- a CDS encoding pseudouridine synthase, coding for MQLDRYLSKYAGLSRKSILRLLTLGKISVNGQIAISRFQEVNDFSSIAIENQPVHRHKSARYFMMNKPAGILSATTDKTHKTALELLPKKEAKELHIAGRLDRATTGLLILTNDGKWSRYITEPQQKIPKCYLVETVYPLSPETESLFAKGIYFGYENITTSPASIETLSPTLCRLTIYEGKYHQVKRMFAAVGNRVQSLHRESMGKVVLDENLKPGEYRALTATEITSILSN